A window of the Vigna angularis cultivar LongXiaoDou No.4 chromosome 3, ASM1680809v1, whole genome shotgun sequence genome harbors these coding sequences:
- the LOC108325807 gene encoding protein SMALL AUXIN UP-REGULATED RNA 12-like, producing the protein MKSRFLRGCLNKCKKMCLNKCISCEECCERAWWCCLHEGCSDIPSDVPKGHLVVYVGEKHKRYVIKIGLLHHPLFRALLDQAQEEYDFIADSKLCIPCDEHLFLSVLRCATSPQNQPVCLCL; encoded by the coding sequence ATGAAGTCAAGATTTCTCAGAGGGTGTCTGAACAAGTGCAAGAAAATGTGCCTGAACAAGTGCATATCTTGTGAGGAATGCTGTGAACGGGCTTGGTGGTGTTGTTTGCATGAAGGTTGTTCAGATATTCCAAGTGATGTTCCAAAGGGTCACTTGGTTGTGTATGTGGGAGAGAAGCACAAGAGATATGTGATCAAGATTGGTTTGCTCCATCATCCCCTCTTCAGGGCGTTGTTGGATCAAGCTCAGGAAGAGTACGATTTCATTGCTGACTCAAAACTCTGCATTCCCTGCGATGAACACCTCTTTCTCAGTGTCCTTCGATGTGCTACCTCCCCACAGAATCAACCAGTCTGTCTGTGTCTCTGA